In Myxocyprinus asiaticus isolate MX2 ecotype Aquarium Trade chromosome 3, UBuf_Myxa_2, whole genome shotgun sequence, the following proteins share a genomic window:
- the LOC127417547 gene encoding probable global transcription activator SNF2L2 isoform X3 has product MEEESNLKKRKSDHQGNQGSETGQEVVEKVKKRRGRPPAEKLPPNPPKLTKQMNTIVDMVINYKDTLGRQISKGFVQLPSRKEVPEYYELIRKPVDFRRIRERVRNHKYRCIADLEKDVVQMCHNAQTFNLEGSQIFEDSIVLRSVFESAKQRIVELSEDNDAVGSSEADGGDHLHLESPISETTNPKLSEQNERGPSDSGPKEMVTNSDEDKEWQRM; this is encoded by the exons ATGGAGGAGGAAAGCAActtgaagaaaagaaaaagcgaTCATCAAGGCAACCAGGGCTCTGAAACTGGTCAGGAGGTGGTGGAAAAGGTCAAAAAGCGACGGGGTCGCCCTCCTGCTGAGAAACTGCCTCCCAATCCTCCCAAGCTCACAAAACAAATGAACACCATCGTGGATATGGTCATCAACTACAAGGACAC ATTGGGCCGACAGATCAGTAAAGGTTTTGTCCAGCTGCCTTCAAGGAAAGAGGTGCCAGAGTACTATGAGCTCATCCGCAAGccagtggacttcaggaggattAGG GAGAGAGTGCGTAATCACAAATACAGATGCATTGCAGACCTGGAGAAGGATGTCGTGCAGATGTGTCACAATGCTCAGACGTTTAATTTGGAAGGGTCTCAG ATCTTTGAGGACTCCATTGTGTTGAGGTCTGTTTTTGAGAGTGCAAAACAGCGGATAGTTGAACTCAGCGAGGACAATGATGCTGTTGGAAGCAGTGAGGCAGATGGTGGTGATCATTTACATCTAGAGT cTCCTATTTCAGAGACAACCAATCCCAAGCTAAGTGAACAAAATGAGAGAGGTCCTAGTGATTCTGGTCCAAAGGAGATGGTTACAAACAGTGATGAAGACAAAGAATGGCAAAGAATGTGA
- the LOC127417547 gene encoding probable global transcription activator SNF2L2 isoform X2, which translates to MHASEVIQSQAIQNGVSEVMEEESNLKKRKSDHQGNQGSETGQEVVEKVKKRRGRPPAEKLPPNPPKLTKQMNTIVDMVINYKDTLGRQISKGFVQLPSRKEVPEYYELIRKPVDFRRIRERVRNHKYRCIADLEKDVVQMCHNAQTFNLEGSQIFEDSIVLRSVFESAKQRIVELSEDNDAVGSSEADGGDHLHLESPISETTNPKLSEQNERGPSDSGPKEMVTNSDEDKEWQRM; encoded by the exons TCTCAGGCTATCCAAAACGGAGTGTCTGAGGTTATGGAGGAGGAAAGCAActtgaagaaaagaaaaagcgaTCATCAAGGCAACCAGGGCTCTGAAACTGGTCAGGAGGTGGTGGAAAAGGTCAAAAAGCGACGGGGTCGCCCTCCTGCTGAGAAACTGCCTCCCAATCCTCCCAAGCTCACAAAACAAATGAACACCATCGTGGATATGGTCATCAACTACAAGGACAC ATTGGGCCGACAGATCAGTAAAGGTTTTGTCCAGCTGCCTTCAAGGAAAGAGGTGCCAGAGTACTATGAGCTCATCCGCAAGccagtggacttcaggaggattAGG GAGAGAGTGCGTAATCACAAATACAGATGCATTGCAGACCTGGAGAAGGATGTCGTGCAGATGTGTCACAATGCTCAGACGTTTAATTTGGAAGGGTCTCAG ATCTTTGAGGACTCCATTGTGTTGAGGTCTGTTTTTGAGAGTGCAAAACAGCGGATAGTTGAACTCAGCGAGGACAATGATGCTGTTGGAAGCAGTGAGGCAGATGGTGGTGATCATTTACATCTAGAGT cTCCTATTTCAGAGACAACCAATCCCAAGCTAAGTGAACAAAATGAGAGAGGTCCTAGTGATTCTGGTCCAAAGGAGATGGTTACAAACAGTGATGAAGACAAAGAATGGCAAAGAATGTGA